One genomic region from Candidatus Polarisedimenticolia bacterium encodes:
- a CDS encoding molybdopterin-dependent oxidoreductase, with amino-acid sequence MPILRSVCPLDCPDACSLEVTVEHDRVVKVDAGAGNPLTGGYICAKVRKFPEHLYSPERILHPAVRAGNKGEGRFRDVSWDEALDLLSGRLAEAKRQFGGESILPVSYGGSNGLLSQDTTDARLFYRLGASRLARTVCSVPTRLAAEGLYGRMPCVAMEDFLHSKLIVMWGFNPSASGIHAVPIIQEAVRRGARLVIVDPRATPLVPLATLHLAPRPGTDLPLALGIIRWLATEGRLDRTFLERHATGLEKLLDKVQPWTPERVEAETGVPAADLETFARLYADSSPAMLRCGWGQERNRNGGSATAAILALPALAGKFGVRGGGYLLSNGKAYGLDPLTAAREAAPPTREINMNRVGETLCDGVQPPVKLLFVYNSNPLATLPAQRKVLAGLLREDLFTVVFDHVLTDTARYADLILPASTFLERYELSRGYGSMVLQEAPAVVSPVGESRSNQEVFGDLCRRLELTRPGEPETDQELRGAILDAHPQGAKYREGLDASRIAHPPTGYAPLPFVDFLPWTDDRKVHLFPESLDRETTGGLYTYRPDPASERYPLALISPASGRTVSSMFGQMWKGPARIDIHPDDAAERGISDQDVVRVFNDAGEVHLAARCTPAVRRGVLVIPKGLWLRHTLNGATSNTLAPDSLADFGGGACFNDARVQVERMV; translated from the coding sequence ATGCCGATACTTCGCAGCGTCTGTCCCCTCGATTGTCCCGATGCCTGCAGCCTGGAAGTGACCGTCGAGCATGATCGCGTCGTAAAGGTCGACGCCGGGGCCGGCAATCCCCTCACCGGCGGCTACATCTGCGCCAAGGTCCGGAAGTTCCCCGAGCATCTCTACTCCCCCGAGCGGATCCTCCACCCCGCGGTGCGCGCCGGCAACAAGGGCGAAGGACGCTTCCGCGACGTCTCCTGGGACGAGGCGCTCGACCTTCTATCCGGCCGCCTCGCCGAGGCGAAGCGGCAGTTCGGCGGCGAGTCGATCCTGCCGGTCTCCTACGGCGGATCCAACGGGCTGCTCTCCCAGGACACCACCGACGCAAGGCTCTTCTACCGGCTGGGCGCCTCGCGGCTGGCGCGCACCGTCTGCTCGGTGCCGACGCGGCTGGCGGCCGAGGGGCTGTACGGTCGGATGCCATGTGTCGCGATGGAGGATTTCCTCCATTCCAAGCTGATCGTCATGTGGGGCTTCAATCCGTCGGCCTCGGGAATCCATGCGGTTCCGATCATTCAAGAAGCCGTGCGGCGCGGTGCGCGGCTGGTCATCGTGGATCCGCGGGCGACACCTCTGGTGCCGCTGGCCACCCTGCACCTGGCGCCGCGCCCCGGCACAGACCTGCCGCTGGCGCTGGGAATCATCCGCTGGCTCGCCACGGAAGGGCGGCTCGATCGCACCTTCCTGGAGCGGCACGCCACGGGCCTGGAGAAGCTCCTCGATAAGGTGCAGCCTTGGACGCCGGAGCGCGTCGAAGCCGAGACGGGTGTGCCGGCGGCCGACCTCGAAACCTTCGCCAGGCTGTACGCCGATTCCTCTCCGGCGATGCTGCGCTGCGGCTGGGGGCAGGAGCGCAATCGCAACGGCGGCTCGGCGACGGCCGCGATCCTCGCCCTGCCGGCGCTGGCCGGCAAGTTCGGCGTGCGCGGCGGCGGCTACCTGTTGAGCAATGGCAAGGCCTATGGGCTGGATCCGCTCACGGCGGCGCGCGAGGCGGCCCCCCCCACGCGCGAGATCAATATGAACCGGGTCGGGGAGACGCTGTGCGATGGCGTGCAGCCTCCGGTGAAGCTCCTGTTCGTCTACAACTCCAATCCCCTGGCGACGCTGCCGGCGCAGCGCAAGGTCCTGGCGGGGCTGCTGCGCGAGGATCTGTTCACCGTCGTCTTCGACCATGTCCTGACCGACACCGCGCGGTACGCCGATCTGATCCTGCCGGCGTCCACCTTCCTCGAGCGCTACGAGCTGAGCCGCGGCTACGGCTCGATGGTGCTGCAGGAAGCGCCCGCGGTCGTTTCCCCGGTGGGCGAGTCGCGCTCCAACCAGGAAGTCTTCGGCGATCTCTGCCGCCGGCTGGAGCTCACCCGCCCCGGCGAGCCGGAGACCGACCAGGAGCTGCGCGGCGCGATTCTCGATGCCCATCCTCAGGGTGCGAAATACCGCGAAGGCCTCGATGCCTCGCGAATCGCGCATCCGCCCACCGGCTATGCGCCACTCCCCTTCGTCGACTTCCTTCCCTGGACCGACGACCGAAAGGTTCACCTCTTTCCGGAGTCGCTGGATCGGGAAACGACCGGGGGCCTGTACACCTACCGTCCCGACCCGGCCTCGGAACGCTATCCTCTGGCCCTGATCTCCCCCGCCAGCGGCCGCACGGTCAGCTCCATGTTCGGGCAGATGTGGAAGGGTCCGGCGCGGATCGACATCCATCCCGACGATGCCGCGGAGCGTGGGATCTCGGACCAAGATGTCGTCCGCGTCTTCAACGACGCGGGCGAGGTGCATCTGGCGGCGCGCTGCACCCCCGCGGTGCGCCGCGGCGTGTTGGTGATCCCGAAGGGGCTTTGGCTCCGCCATACCCTCAATGGAGCCACCTCCAACACCCTGGCCCCCGACTCGCTGGCCGATTTCGGCGGCGGCGCCTGCTTCAACGACGCGCGAGTCCAGGTCGAGCGAATGGTATAA